Proteins encoded by one window of Arachis hypogaea cultivar Tifrunner chromosome 1, arahy.Tifrunner.gnm2.J5K5, whole genome shotgun sequence:
- the LOC112708734 gene encoding LOW QUALITY PROTEIN: uncharacterized protein (The sequence of the model RefSeq protein was modified relative to this genomic sequence to represent the inferred CDS: inserted 1 base in 1 codon): MSRSPSFKVKTEQSPNLDPESLQRWIVAFCAIRFDLEQGQLVEVCYPPGCLTQEEELEVAYNSFPDSVSQQHNRSSVHDCIFFFRFPRRLKSQTSNATHSEITEAGKEFPSNSIEKKNVSRRLSSTSDDNVSKYMYGFVFNRQRHDERLKRGGEQKSVVILSHSPYSSVFRPLLQIIGPLYFDMGKKALEHIAAYVSTWPAPVPGKLMDLPIGNATLKVNLPPAHSLPVEDGASVDDSAYSMAPLLPNNQSXPQGLFHDSDLFGTFRSLLLQLWILWELLLIGEPILIIAPTPSQCCEAVASLVSLVSPLLCSVDFRPYFTIHDPLFARLNSIREGEAFPPMVLGVTNLFFLKALRNIPHVVSVGTPPTNSNRVSLSAKSTGRIPGRSEGLGLQQFSLKKFSPSSLLGAVKLRRDGPLCLMTEHKEAIWSTYSAATKPDTSILNRLIDAGVSARVEESMSVVNNEILRRHFLELTTNFLAPFGPYFRTTAPSEGSSPYVDPPPLPPFNADEFVANLSARGPGKFLLKRMRSNWLDFYTRFLNGPNFMPWFKRRRAVAEQEQNRLWRHARMKADIQQLISKMSELEIVDFFGVIERFLLREVQLQQSGNGGLDSRATCQKLMGDLQAVFNALSKDMQQIMLSNPQRASLLHGSPELKKLPGHPLIQVVSSTSPKQ, encoded by the exons ATGAGTCGGTCTCCTTCTTTCAAAGTTAAAACAGAACAAAGTCCTAATCTTGATCCAGAATCTTTACAGAGATGGATTGTTGCATTTTGTGCTATAAGATTTGACCTTGAACAAGGCCAACTCGTAGAAGTGTGTTACCCGCCAGGATGTCTTACACAGGAGGAGGAGCTTGAAGTTGCTTATAATTCATTTCCCGATTCTGTTTCGCAGCAGCATAACCGATCAAGCGTCCATGACTGTATATTCTTTTTCCGATTTCCCAGGCGCCTTAAATCTCAAACCAGCAATGCTACTCATTCAGAGATAACAGAAGCTGGCAAGGAGTTTCCTTCGAATTCCATAGAAAAAAAGAATGTTAGTAGAAGATTATCGAGTACAAGCGATGATAATGTTTCGAAATACATGTATGGCTTTGTTTTTAACAGACAGAGACATGATGAGAGGCTAAAACGAGGAGGGGAGCAAAAGTCTGTGGTCATTCTGTCTCACAGTCCTTATTCTAGTGTGTTCAGGCCTTTGTTACAGATTATAGGTCCCTTATATTTTGACATGGGTAAAAAAGCACTCGAGCATATTGCTGCTTATGTGTCGACATGGCCTGCTCCTGTTCCTGGTAAACTAATGGATCTTCCAATTGGAAATGCAACACTTAAAGTGAACTTGCCACCTGCGCATAGCTTGCCCGTGGAAGATGGAGCATCTGTTGACGATTCAGCTTATTCTATGGCACCTCTTCTTCCTAATAATCAAT ATCCCCAGGGACTCTTCCATGATTCGGATCTTTTTGGTACCTTTCGTAGCCTGCTATTGCAGCTTTGGATATTATGGGAGTTGTTGCTAATTGGTGAACCCATTCTCATCATTGCACCCACACCTTCCCAGTGTTGTGAGGCTGTTGCCAGTCTTGTGAGTTTGGTTTCACCATTACTTTGCAGTGTTGATTTCCGACCCTATTTCACTATCCATGACCCTTTGTTTGCCCGTTTGAACTCAATTCGAGAAGGGGAGGCTTTCCCTCCAATGGTTTTAGGGGTGACAAACCTTTTCTTCCTCAAAGCTCTCCGTAACATTCCACATGTTGTCTCAGTTGGTACCCCTCCTACTAATTCGAACAGAGTTTCCCTCTCAGCTAAGTCTACTGGAAGAATTCCTGGTAGATCCGAGGGCCTTGGGCTTCAACAATTTTCTCTAAAGAAGTTTTCTCCTTCAAGTTTATTGGGTGCAGTAAAGCTTCGTAGGGATGGTCCGCTCTGTCTCATGACAGAACATAAGGAAGCCATTTGGAGTACCTACTCTGCCGCAACTAAGCCAGATACCTCTATCTTAAATAGGCTAATAGATGCTGGAGTGTCGGCAAGAGTTGAGGAGTCAATGTCAGTTGTTAACAATGAGATATTACGGCGGCATTTCTTGGAGCTCACTACCAATTTTTTGGCCCCTTTTGGTCCATATTTTAGGACTACTGCTCCATCTGAAGGATCTTCTCCATATGTAGATCCTCCTCCTCTGCCTCCATTTAATGCTGATGAATTTGTTGCAAATTTATCAGCCAGAGGTCCAGGGAAGTTCTTACTAAAGCGAATGAGATCTAACTGGCTTGACTTCTACAC GCGATTCCTGAATGGACCAAACTTTATGCCTTGGTTTAAAAGGAGGCGTGCTGTAGCTGAACAAGAACAAAATAGGCTGTGGAGGCATGCAAGAATGAAAGCTGACATACAACAGCTTATATCTAAAATGTCTGAGTTGGAAATTGTGGATTTCTTCGGTGTAATAGAGAGATTTCTACTTAGAGAAGTACAG CTGCAGCAATCTGGAAATGGAGGTCTTGATTCCAGGGCAACTTGTCAGAAACTAATGGGAGACCTTCAGGCAGTTTTCAATGCACTTTCAAAGGACATGCAACAAATCATGCTTTCGAATCCACAAAGGGCATCCCTATTGCATGGTAGTCCAGAATTGAAGAAACTTCCAGGGCATCCACTCATACAGGTCGTCTCTTCTACATCACCCAAACAATAA